In the genome of Populus nigra chromosome 9, ddPopNigr1.1, whole genome shotgun sequence, one region contains:
- the LOC133703488 gene encoding trafficking protein particle complex II-specific subunit 130 homolog isoform X2: MFEMAHLYEDALREYDELELCYLETVNMPGKQREFGGVDHGDDWAALLNPENKPLTQIVQDDSFREFEFRQYLFAYQSKLLFKLNRPFEVASRGHSFIIGFSKALTLHENMLPFCMREVWVITACLAIINATASPNYDGLVAPDIEIEFYRLKGDLYSLCRVKFMRLAYLIGYGADIERSPVNSALLSMLPWPKPLVWPSVPPDASPEVLEKEKVILQATPKIKHFGIQRKPLPLEPSVLLREANRRRASLSAGNVFEMFDGLPTLIDGSAADASSRTPLLKKMNAISMSRTNSSPGTFDGSVDRPMRLAEIYVAAEHALKHTISDADLWKALSSVEEFEQKYLELTKGAADNYHHSWWKRHGVVLDGEIAAVCFGHGNFDLAAKSYEKVCALYAGEGWQELLADVLPNLAECQKMLNDQAGYLASCVRLLSLDKGLFSTKERQAFQAEVLRLAHSEMKDPVPLDVSSLITFSGNPGPPLELCDGDPGILSVTVWSGFPDDITLDSLNLTLTATFNADEGAKALRSSTATILKPGRNTITLALPPQKPGSYVLGVLTGQIGQLRFRSHSFSKVGPADSDDFMSYEKPTRPILKVFKPRPLVDLAAAISSALLINETQWVGVIVRPIDYSLKGAVLYIDTGPGLNIEESHVIEMETRVNISQSSAEMTNSNGTQKDCSSASKKEFQQLKLQDGRIEFPAWASDVNSVLWIPVRAISDRLPRGSSSVTPQKQSNLDGMRTIALKLEFGVSHNQIFERTVAVHFTDPFHVSTRVADKCNDGTLLLQVILHSQVKATLTIYDAWLELQDGFIHTGQGTGRPTSSFFPLMISPTSRAGIMFSIRLGKVIDKDEVEALQTESILNIRYGIYGERTNGAHPPVSLDGIEPEDARQDLLFKSAIVLQRPVLDPCLAVGFLPLPSTGLRVGQLITMQWRVERLKGLEDNGISEHNGEVLYEVSANSENWMLAGRKRGHVTLSTIQGSRIVISVLCVPLVAGYVRPPQLGLPDVDESNISCNPPGPHLVCVMPPALSSSFCIPP, encoded by the exons TTAATATGCCTGGAAAACAGAGAGAATTTGGAGGAGTAGACCATGGTGATGATTGGGCAGCACTGCTTAATCCTGAAAATAAGCCATTGACGCAGATTGTTCAAGATGATTCATTTAGAGAATTTGAATTTAGGCAGTATCTCTTTGCTTACCAATCAAAG CTTTTATTCAAGCTGAATCGTCCCTTTGAGGTTGCATCAAGGGGTCATTCATTTATAATTGGCTTCTCAAAGGCCCTCACATTGCATGAG AATATGCTACCTTTTTGTATGCGAGAAGTTTGGGTAATAACTGCTTGCTTGGCTATAATCAATGCTACTGCTTCTCCTAATTACGATGGACTTGTGGCACCTGACATAGAAATTGAGTTCTACCGCCTCAAGGgtgatctttattctttatgTCGAGTTAAG TTCATGAGGCTGGCTTATTTGATCGGATATGGAGCAGATATAGAAAGAAGTCCTGTCAACAG tgCCTTACTCAGCATGCTACCTTGGCCCAAGCCTTTGGTTTGGCCATCGGTTCCACCTGATGCTTCCCCTGAGGTTCTTGAGAAGGAAAAG GTGATCCTTCAAGCTACTCCTAAAATCAAACACTTTGGCATCCAGAGGAAGCCACTGCCTCTTGAACCTTCTGTACTTCTGCGAGAGGCTAATCGGCGAAGGGCTTCCCTTTCTGCTGGGAATGTGTTTGAGATGTTTGATGGCCTCCCAACCTTGATTGATGG ATCAGCTGCAGATGCTTCATCAAGGACCCCCCtattaaagaaaatgaatgcGATTTCTATGTCGCGGACTAATTCTTCACCTGGAACTTTTGATGGTTCAGTAGATCGACCTATGAGACTTGCAGAGATTTATGTTGCTGCCGAACATGCTCTGAAGCATACAATTTCTGATGCAGATCTTTGGAAAGCTTTGTCATCTGTAGAGGAGTTTGAG CAAAAGTATCTCGAGCTAACCAAAGGTGCTGCTGACAATTACCATCATTCCTGGTGGAAAAGGCATGGAGTTGTTCTCGATGGTGAAATAGCAGCTGTTTGCTTTGGGCATGGAAATTTTGATCTAGCTGCAAAGTCTTATGAGAAAGTTTGTGCCCTTTATGCTGGCGAAGGATGGCAGGAATTATTGGCTGATGTCCTTCCCAATTTAGCTGAGTGCCAGAAGATGCTAAATGATCAAGCTGGCTATTTAGCATCTTGCGTGAGATTGCTGTCTTTAGATAAAGGTTTATTCTCAACAAAGGAGCGCCAAGCATTTCAGGCCGAGGTTCTTCGTCTTGCACACAGTGAGATGAAGGACCCTGTGCCCTTGGATGTTTCATCACTGATTACGTTTTCTGGAAATCCTGGACCTCCCTTGGAGTTATGTGATGGGGATCCTGGTATTCTCTCTGTAACTGTTTGGAGTGGCTTTCCTGATGATATAACTCTCGATTCACTTAACCTCACTTTGACTGCTACATTTAATGCTGACGAGGGTGCTAAG GCATTAAGGAGCTCTACTGCCACCATACTGAAGCCTGGTAGGAATACCATTACCCTTGCTTTACCTCCTCAAAAACCAGGTTCCTATGTCTTGGGGGTTCTTACTGGGCAGATTGGTCAGTTGAGATTTAGATCTCATAGTTTTTCAAAGGTTGGCCCAGCGGACAGTGATGATTTCATGAGTTATGAAAAACCCACTAGACCTATACTCAAG GTTTTCAAACCAAGACCACTAGTTGATCTTGCTGCAGCTATTTCATCTGCTTTACTGATAAATGAAACTCAGTGGGTTGGGGTTATAGTACGGCCTATTGACTACTCTCTCAAAGGTGCTGTCTTGTATATTGATACTGGTCCAGGTCTGAATATTGAAGAGTCGCATGTCATTGAGATGGAGACCCGTGTCAATATATCACAGAGCAGTGCTGAAATGACAAACTCTAATGGCACACAAAAGGATTGTTCTTCGGCttctaaaaaagaatttcagcAGTTAAAACTTCAAGATGGTAGAATAGAGTTTCCTGCTTGGGCAAGTGATGTAAATTCTGTTCTCTGGATTCCTGTTCGTGCAATCAGTGACAGGCTTCCTAGAGGGTCATCCTCAG TCACCCCTCAGAAACAAAGCAATCTAGATGGCATGAGGACAATTGCTTTGAAACTTGAATTTGGAGTATCCCACAACCAGATATTTGAAAG AACTGTAGCAGTACATTTCACTGATCCTTTCCATGTGAGCACACGTGTTGCAGACAAGTGTAATGATGGTACTCTGCTGTTGCAG GTGATACTGCATTCCCAAGTGAAGGCTACGTTGACCATATATGATGCTTGGCTTGAGCTTCAAGATGGATTTATTCATACTGGACAAGGAACTGGAAGACCAACTTCAAGCTTCTTCCCGCTCATGATTTCTCCAACCTCTAGAGCAGGAATCATGTTCAGTATTCGCTTGGGAAAAGTAATTGACAAAG ATGAAGTGGAAGCACTGCAGACAGAGAGCATACTAAATATCCGATATGGAATTTATGGTGAGCGAACAAATGGAGCACATCCTCCTGTTTCCTTGGATGGCATTGAACCTGAGGATGCCAGGCAGGACTTGCTCTTCAAGAGTGCTATTGTACTGCAGAGACCAGTGCTTGACCCATGCCTGGCTGTTggttttcttcctcttccttcaACTGGCCTCAGAGTTGGACAACTCATCACCATGCAGTGGAGAGTTGAAAGATTGAAGGGCCTGGAGGACAATGGAATTTCTGAACACAAT GGTGAAGTGCTGTATGAAGTCAGTGCAAATTCTGAAAATTGGATGCTTGCAGGGAGAAAGCGCGGACATGTTACTCTCTCAACAATCCAAG GTTCAAGAATAGTCATCTCAGTATTATGTGTGCCGTTGGTAGCTGGTTATGTCCGCCCTCCTCAACTTGGGCTACCAGATGTTGATGAGTCAAATATAAGCTGCAATCCTCCTGGGCCCCATCTGGTTTGTGTCATGCCTCCAGCTCTCAGCTCCTCCTTCTGCATTCCGCCTTGA
- the LOC133702825 gene encoding probable disease resistance protein At4g27220, producing the protein MVDGFWNYVEKKNNGFACKFCEFEFAARTSVTRIKSHLSGIKGLGVSICNRVPDDVKEAACLAIQGGKKRRKPMSSSSNDVLVPNPERDVEMTPMAAQRLHQLVEGGNLSGIEIGNWVDSMIGGEIEIIDQGRAPEVSEAHPAKGKAFQTTELVGRAFERNVSKIWSWLMKDDVLSIGIYGIGGVGKTSLLRHINDQLLQRPSSFQNVFWINVTQDFSIYKLQNLIAKAVDLDLSNEEDEKKRAVKLSNGLIAKKNFVLILDDLWNHFSPEKVGVPVGVDGCKLILTSRSLRVCRQMCCQEKIKVEPLSEDEAWTLFMEKLGLNVELPSEVIEIAKSVAKECTGLPLWILTIAGSMRQVDDIGQWRNALEKLKGSKIGKGDMEADIFKIIEFSYMNLNDSALQQAFLYCALFPVDSGISREDLVEYMIVEGIVAKRKSRQAESDKGHAMLNKLENACLIESCTREGYRCVRMNTLVRDMAIKIQKVSSQAMVESGAQLEKLPDIEKWAEDLVRVSLMKNYITEIPASYSPRCPNLSTLLLSQNYMLRSIGGSFFTQLNGLAVLDLSNTGIKSLPGSISNLVCLTTLLLRRCQQLRQVPTLAKLTALKKLDLVYTQLEELPEGMKLLSNLRYLDLSHTKLKQLSAGILPKLCRLQVLRVLLSSETQVTLKGEEVACLKRLEALECNFCDLIDFSKYVKSWEDTQPPRAYYFIVGPAVPSLSGIHKTELNNTVRLCNCSINREADFVTLPKTIQALEILQCHDMTSLCAVSSMKHAIKLKSLVIWDCNGIECLLSVSRISADTLQSLETLCLSSLKNLCDLFSRQRAPPPPFPSNGTFSSLKTCKISGCPSMKELFPAGVLPNLQNLEVIEVVNCSKMETIIAGGGGGIMSEERNFSLSNTSAGSSTDISLPKLKLLTLICLPELQIICNDVMICSSLEEINAVDCLKLKRIPISLPLPCLQKIKVKAYPKKWWESVEWRY; encoded by the coding sequence atggttgaTGGATTTTGGAATTAtgttgagaagaaaaataatggtttcGCCTGTAAGTTTTGTGAGTTTGAATTTGCAGCGCGCACTTCAGTTACTAGGATTAAATCACATTTATCAGGAATTAAAGGGCTTGGCGTTAGCATATGTAATCGAGTGCCTGATGATGTTAAAGAGGCAGCCTGTCTAGCAATTCAAGGTGGCAAAAAAAGACGTAAACCCATGTCAAGTTCAAGTAATGATGTGCTAGTTCCAAATCCAGAGAGAGATGTAGAAATGACACCAATGGCTGCTCAGAGATTACATCAACTGGTGGAAGGTGGAAATCTTTCAGGTATAGAAATAGGAAATTGGGTAGACAGTATGATTGGAGGAGAGATTGAGATTATCGATCAAGGTAGAGCTCCTGAAGTGAGTGAAGCACATCCTGCTAAAGGAAAAGCATTTCAGACAACAGAGCTAGTGGGTCGTGCTTTTGAAAGAAATGTAAGTAAGATCTGGTCGTGGTTAATGAAGGATGATGTATTAAGTATTGGTATTTACGGGATAGGCGGTGTTGGCAAAACGTCATTGTTGAGACATATCAATGATCAGCTTCTACAAAGACCAAGCTCTTTCCAGAATGTTTTTTGGATTAATGTAACGCAAGATTTCAGCATTTATAAATTGCAGAATCTCATCGCCAAAGCTGTTGATTTAGATCTTTCAAATGAAGAGGATGAGAAGAAAAGAGCTGTGAAATTGTCAAATGGATTGATTGCGAAAAAGAACTTTGTTCTCATTCTAGATGATTTGTGGAATCATTTTTCTCCAGAGAAGGTGGGCGTACCTGTTGGAGTCGATGGATGCAAGTTGATTCTGACTAGTAGATCATTAAGAGTTTGTAGACAGATGTGCTGCCAGGAGAAAATAAAAGTGGAGCCACTTAGCGAGGATGAAGCTTGGACTTTGTTTATGGAGAAACTTGGTCTTAATGTTGAACTTCCTTCAGAAGTTATAGAGATTGCAAAATCTGTTGCAAAGGAATGTACTGGTTTGCCACTTTGGATATTAACAATCGCAGGAAGCATGAGGCAAGTGGATGATATAGGTCAGTGGAGGAATGCCTTGGAGAAATTAaaagggtcaaaaattgggAAGGGTGACATGGAGGCTGATATATTCAAGATAATAGAGTTCAGTTATATGAACTTGAACGATTCAGCTTTGCAACAAGCTTTCTTATACTGTGCATTGTTTCCTGTAGATTCCGGAATCAGTAGAGAGGACTTAGTAGAGTATATGATCGTGGAGGGAATCGTTGCAAAAAGGAAGAGCAGACAAGCAGAATCTGATAAGGGCCATGCCATgcttaataaacttgaaaatgcCTGCTTAATAGAAAGTTGTACACGGGAAGGTTATAGATGCGTCCGAATGAATACCTTGGTTAGGGATATGGCCATTAAAATACAGAAAGTGAGCTCTCAAGCCATGGTTGAATCTGGTGCACAGTTAGAGAAATTACCGGACATAGAGAAATGGGCAGAGGATCTAGTGCGAGTTTCCTTAATGAAAAATTACATAACTGAAATTCCTGCTAGCTATTCACCAAGATGTCCCAATCTTTCTACTTTATTGTTATCTCAAAATTACATGCTGCGGTCGATTGGAGGTTCTTTTTTCACACAATTGAATGGACTCGCAGTTCTTGATCTTTCTAATACAGGTATTAAAAGTTTGCCAGGCTCCATATCTAATCTGGTGTGCCTCACTACATTATTACTCAGGAGGTGTCAACAGCTGAGGCAAGTACCAACATTAGCAAAGCTTACAGCATTGAAGAAGTTGGACCTGGTTTACACACAACTTGAAGAATTGCCTGAAGGCATGAAATTGTTGTCCAATCTTAGGTATCTTGACCTCAGTCATACTAAACTAAAACAGTTGTCTGCTGGGATATTACCTAAACTCTGCCGTCTGCAAGTTCTCAGAGTTCTCTTGTCATCGGAAACTCAGGTGACACTTAAAGGAGAGGAAGTAGCATGCTTGAAGAGGTTGGAAGCTTTGGAATGCAATTTTTGTGATCTCATTGACTTTAGCAAGTATGTCAAGTCTTGGGAAGATACACAGCCACCGAGAGCTTACTATTTTATAGTAGGACCTGCGGTTCCTTCTCTTTCTGGAATACACAAGACGGAGTTAAATAATACAGTTCGGTTGTGTAACTGTAGTATCAACAGAGAAGCAGATTTTGTGACACTTCCAAAAACCATTCAAGCCCTGGAAATTTTGCAATGCCACGACATGACGAGCTTATGTGCTGTTTCTTCAATGAAACATGcaataaaactaaaatccttGGTAATTTGGGATTGTAATGGAATAGAGTGCTTGCTTTCGGTGTCCAGGATCTCCGCCGATACACTCCAAAGCCTTGAGACTCTATGTCTTAGCAGTTTGAAAAACTTGTGTGACCTCTTTAGCAGACAAAGAGCTCCTCCACCACCATTTCCATCCAACGGTACCTTTTCCAGTCTCAAAACATGTAAGATATCCGGGTGTCCAAGTATGAAGGAGCTGTTCCCTGCTGGCGTGCTGCCAAACCTACAAAACCTGGAAGTGATTGAAGTCGTAAATTGCAGCAAAATGGAGACGATAAtagcaggaggaggaggaggaatcaTGAGTGAAGAAAGAAATTTTAGTTTAAGCAACACTTCTGCTGGTAGCAGCACTGACATCAGTCTCCCAAAGTTGAAGCTTTTGACATTGATATGCTTACCAGAACTGCAAATCATTTGTAATGATGTAATGATCTGTAGTTCCCTTGAAGAAATCAATGCAGTTGACTGTCTGAAGCTAAAGAGAATACCGATCTCGCTTCCCCTTCCTTGtcttcaaaaaatcaaagtcaagGCATATCCAAAAAAATGGTGGGAATCAGTGGAATGGCGTTATTGA
- the LOC133703490 gene encoding probable disease resistance protein At4g27220, which translates to MEMEDWIESMRGGELVVIDEAGRSTVSQREGGDLLDTENLTESITVEGYMLINQGRVSSEGQETDVSDVGVEDLTDDFIMVADESRVSEGLDTHKAKGEALLTTELAGQGFDKNREMIWSWLMKDEVSSIGIYGMGGVGKSSLATHIHNQLLQRPTSFKHVFWITVSQDFSISKLQYLIAKAINLNLSNEDDEKKRAAKLNKALVAKGKSVLILDDLWNHFHLEKVGIPVEVNMCKLILTTRSLEVCRRMGCQERIQVELLTKEEAWTLFKEKLGHDAALSPEVEQMAKLVAAECACLPLGIITMAGSMRGVDDLYEWRNALTELKQSEVRPHDMEPEVFHILRFSYMRLNDSALQQCLLYCAFFPEGFTMDREDLIGYLIDEGIIQPMKSRQAEFDKGQAMLNNLENACLLQSYIRKENYRCFKMHDLIRDMALQKLRENSPIMVEVRERLKELPGKDEWKEDLVRVSLMENRLKEIPSSCSPMCPKLSTLFLNSNIELEMIADSFFKHLQGLKVLNLSSTAIQKLPGSFSDLVNLTALYLRRCEKLRHIPSLAKLRELRKLDLRYTALEELPQGMEMLSNLRYLNLHGNSLKELPAGILPNLSCLKFLGINREMGLFKTERVEEVACLKSLETLRYQFCDLSDFKKYLKSPDVRQPLITYFFLIGQLGVDPTMDYLLYMTPEEVFYKEVLLNNCNIGEKGRFLELPEDVSALSIGRCHDARSLCDVSPFKHAPSLKSFVLWECDRIECLVSKSESSPEVFERLESLYLKTLKNFFVLITREGSATPPLQSNSTFAHLKSLTIGACPSMKNLFSLDLLPNLKNLEVIEVDDCHKMEEIIAVEEEEEGTMVKDSNSSSNRNTVTNLSKLRALKLSNLPELKSIFHGVVICGSLQEILVVNCPELKRIPLFDPVLGIGQIPLRRIQAYPKEWWERVEWGNSNSKNVLQPLCVFQEALYY; encoded by the exons ATGGAAATGGAAGATTGGATAGAGAGTATGAGAGGGGGGGAGTTGGTGGTTATTGATGAAGCTGGTAGATCAACAGTTTCTCAAAGGGAAGGAGGAGATCTTTTAGACACAGAAAATTTGACAGAGAGCATAACCGTAGAAGGGTATATGCTTATCAACCAAGGTAGAGTTTCGTCAGAAGGGCAAGAGACAGATGTTTCAGATGTGGGAGTGGAGGATTTGACGGATGACTTCATTATGGTTGCCGACGAAAGTAGGGTTTCTGAAGGGCTTGATACACATAAAGCTAAAGGAGAAGCATTACTGACAACAGAGCTGGCAGGTCAGGGTTTTGACAAAAATAGGGAGATGATCTGGTCTTGGTTGATGAAGGATGAAGTCTCAAGTATTGGCATTTATGGGATGGGCGGTGTTGGTAAATCATCATTGGCAACGCATATCCATAATCAGCTTCTACAAAGACCAACTTCTTTCAAGCATGTGTTTTGGATTACTGTATCACAAGATTTTAGCATCAGTAAATTGCAGTATCTTATTGCCAAAGCTATTAATTTAAATCTTTCGAATGAAGATGATGAGAAGAAAAGAGCTGCCAAGTTGAATAAAGCATTAGTTGCAAAGGGAAAATCTGTTCTCATTTTAGATGATTTGTGGAATCATTTTCATCTAGAAAAGGTGGGCATACCTGTTGAGGTGAACATGTGCAAGCTGATTCTCACAACTCGATCATTGGAAGTTTGCAGGCGGATGGGTTGCCAAGAGAGAATCCAAGTAGAGCTTCTTACTAAGGAAGAAGCTTGGACTTTGTTCAAGGAGAAACTTGGGCATGATGCTGCACTCTCTCCTGAAGTTGAACAGATGGCAAAATTGGTTGCAGCTGAATGTGCTTGTCTGCCACTTGGGATTATAACAATGGCAGGAAGCATGAGGGGAGTGGATGATTTATATGAGTGGAGGAATGCGTTGACAGAATTGAAACAATCAGAAGTTAGGCCACATGACATGGAACCTGAGGTATTCCATATTTTGAGATTTAGTTACATGCGTTTGAATGACTCAGCATTGCAACAGTGCCTCTTATACTGTGCATTCTTTCCAGAGGGTTTCACTATGGATAGAGAGGACTTGATAGGGTATTTGATTGATGAGGGGATAATTCAACCAATGAAGAGCAGGCAGGCAGAATTTGATAAAGGTCAGGCTATGCTTAACAATCTTGAAAATGCCTGCTTGTTGCAAAgttatataagaaaagaaaactacaGATGTTTCAAGATGCATGACTTGATTCGAGATATGGCTCTCCAGAAACTCAGAGAGAACTCCCCAATCATGGTTGAAGTTAGGGAGCGACTAAAAGAATTACCAGGCAAGGATGAGTGGAAAGAGGATCTTGTGAGAGTTTCGTTAATGGAAAATCGCCTCAAGGAAATTCCCTCTAGTTGTTCACCAATGTGTCCCAAACTTTCAACATTATTTCTAAACTCAAATATCGAGCTAGAAATGATTGCAGATTCCTTTTTCAAGCATTTGCAAGGGCTCAAGGTTCTTAATCTATCAAGTACTGCTATCCAGAAATTGCCAGGTTCCTTTTCTGATCTAGTGAATCTCACTGCATTATATCTCAGAAGGTGTGAGAAGCTGAGGCATATACCATCATTAGCAAAGCTTAGGGAGTTGAGGAAATTGGATCTCCGCTATACTGCCCTTGAAGAACTGCCCCAAGGCATGGAAATGCTGTCCAATCTCAG GTATCTTAATCTTCATGGAAACAGTCTGAAGGAGTTGCCTGCTGGTATATTGCCTAACCTCTCCTGTCTAAAATTCCTCGGCATTAACCGGGAAATGGGCCTTTTCAAGACCGAAAGAGTAGAGGAAGTGGCATGTTTGAAAAGCTTGGAAACTTTGAGATACCAATTCTGTGATCTTTCTGACTTCAAGAAGTACCTCAAATCTCCAGATGTGAGGCAACCTCTGATCACATACTTCTTCCTAATAGGACAACTAGGCGTGGATCCAACCATGGattatttactttatatgaCACCAGAGGAAGTCTTTTATAAGGAAGTTTTGCTGAATAATTGCAATATCGGTGAAAAGGGAAGGTTCCTTGAGCTCCCCGAAGATGTTTCAGCTTTGTCAATTGGAAGATGCCATGATGCAAGAAGCTTATGTGATGTTTCTCCATTTAAACATGCACCTTCACTAAAGTCCTTCGTGCTGTGGGAGTGTGACAGGATAGAGTGCTTAGTTTCAAAGTCAGAATCCTCCCCAGAAGTATTTGAAAGACTTGAGTCTCTATACCTTAAAACTTTGAAGAACTTCTTTGTCCTCATTACAAGAGAAGGATCTGCCACACCGCCACTGCAATCTAATTCTACCTTTGCCCATCTTAAATCCTTGACAATAGGTGCATGTCCAAGCATGAAGAATCTGTTCTCCCTTGACTTGTTGCCAAATCTCAAAAACTTGGAAGTGATTGAAGTTGATGACTGTCACAAAATGGAGGAGATAATAGctgtagaggaggaagaagaaggcaCTATGGTTAAAGATAGCAATAGTAGCAGCAACCGCAACACAGTTACCAATCTCTCAAAATTAAGGGCTTTGAAATTAAGCAACTTACCGGAGCTGAAGAGCATTTTCCATGGGGTAGTGATCTGTGGCTCTCTACAAGAGATTCTTGTGGTCAACTGCCCAGAGCTTAAGAGGATCCCCCTCTTTGATCCGGTCCTTGGCATTGGCCAAATACCTCTTCGAAGAATCCAAGCATATCCGAAAGAGTGGTGGGAACGAGTGGAGTGGGGCAATTCCAACAGCAAGAATGTCCTTCAGCCCCTCTGTGTGTTTCAGGAGGCTTTGTATTATTAG
- the LOC133702776 gene encoding stemmadenine O-acetyltransferase-like, whose protein sequence is MDVSIISRELIKPSSPSIHHLLPFKLSLLDQLLPTTYVPMVFFYPRNNNQDFKGLQISIQLKRSLSQTLSTFYPFSGRVRNNSIIDNYEKGAPFVETRVKGSLFDFLIQPQLHSLNKFLPCQPFGYQSDPEATPQVAIQVNTFDCGGTALGLCFSHKIIDVATAIAFLDSWAANTRGHYHEQINPALFEASSRFPPQNKFLVQFPLWVAENYLFKEGNVTKRFVFDADAIATLRAKAKSKRVPNPSRTETLTAFIWKSCTEACRSLCALPRPSVSLHAVNIRQRTKPSFSRYSIGNLWWRSLTACELADTKIELNDLVSLTRESFTNINDDLLKEFQGENGLRGISESLLKQLVGIGSRNPEIFLFSSWLNFDLNDVDFGWGKPIWVGLTGEVGRPSGWANATFFKQTGRNNEIEVWMTLNEKIMSAVERNPEFLKFSTPNPSIFMPHVSS, encoded by the coding sequence ATGGACGTCAGTATCATTTCAAGAGAGCTCATCAAACCCTCTTCGCCATCCATCCATCACCTTTTACCGTTCAAGCTGTCCCTTTTGGATCAGCTTTTACCCACAACTTATGTTCCGATGGTTTTCTTCTACCcaagaaataacaatcaagaTTTCAAAGGCTTACAAATCTCAATTCAACTAAAGAGATCACTGTCGCAAACACTATCCACCTTTTACCCTTTTTCTGGGAGGGTGAGAAACAACTCTATTATAGACAACTACGAGAAGGGTGCTCCATTTGTTGAAACCCGAGTGAAGGGGAGTTTGTTCGATTTTCTTATACAACCTCAGCTACATTCCCTGAATAAATTTCTTCCATGCCAACCATTCGGCTATCAATCAGATCCAGAAGCAACACCGCAAGTAGCCATACAAGTTAACACATTTGATTGTGGTGGGACGGCACTCGGTCTCTGCTTTTCACACAAGATCATCGATGTAGCTACGGCGATTGCGTTTCTCGACAGCTGGGCAGCCAACACACGAGGTCATTACCATGAGCAAATAAATCCTGCTCTTTTTGAGGCGTCATCCCGATTTCCTCCTCAAAATAAATTCTTAGTTCAATTTCCTTTGTGGGTGGCGGAAAACTATTTGTTCAAAGAAGGAAATGTGACCAAGAGATTCGTTTTTGATGCCGATGCCATTGCCACTCTAAGGGCTAAGGCTAAAAGCAAGCGCGTGCCGAATCCATCTCGCACTGAAACACTGACTGCCTTTATTTGGAAATCCTGCACAGAAGCTTGTAGGTCGTTATGCGCTCTGCCAAGGCCGTCTGTCTCTCTACATGCAGTGAATATAAGACAAAGAACAAAACCTAGCTTTTCAAGATACTCTATTGGGAACCTATGGTGGCGTTCACTGACAGCCTGTGAGTTGGCTGATACCAAGATAGAGTTAAATGATCTGGTGAGCTTAACTAGAGAATCTTTCACTAATATAAACGATGATCTCCTCAAGGAATTCCAGGGTGAGAACGGGCTTCGAGGCATATCTGAGTCCTTGCTGAAACAACTGGTGGGTATAGGCTCGAGAAAcccagaaatatttttattttctagttggcTTAACTTTGATTTAAATGATGTCGATTTTGGATGGGGAAAACCTATATGGGTGGGTCTTACAGGAGAAGTTGGACGCCCTTCAGGGTGGGCGAATGCTACTTTCTTCAAACAGACTGGACGAAACAATGAAATTGAGGTGTGGATGaccttaaatgaaaaaataatgtctGCGGTAGAGCGTAACCCTGAGTTCCTCAAATTCTCTACTCCAAATCCTAGTATTTTCATGCCTCATGTATcatcttaa